One Aegilops tauschii subsp. strangulata cultivar AL8/78 chromosome 7, Aet v6.0, whole genome shotgun sequence genomic window carries:
- the LOC109777273 gene encoding uncharacterized protein, whose product MATAKGTVRWRQDGDRTRENLQKRIRCRRDRLLQDAWEISELFAPHLAILAFPASGKAKPLLFGNPTLDSVLRNVLVDADIGAETAEEAAARVAAMRREVGSIEARVAQEEARLRAVAVKVKAAQEEQGRAHWWEVDVHVLGEAELPEFATALDALRADVLRRLTELAEARKPPRQQW is encoded by the coding sequence atggcgacggCGAAGGGCACCGTGCGGTGGCGGCAGGACGGGGATCGCACCCGGGAAAACCTGCAAAAGAGGATCAGGTGCCGCCGAGACAGGCTCCTCCAGGACGCCTGGGAGATCTCCGAGCTCTTCGCGCCCCACCTCGCCATCCTCGCCTTCCCCGCCTCTGGCAAAGCCAAACCCCTCCTCTTCGGCAACCCCACCCTCGACTCCGTCCTCCGCAACGTCCTTGTCGACGCCGACATAGGGGCCGAGAcggcggaggaggccgcggcGCGCGTGGCGGCGATGAGGCGTGAGGTGGGGTCGATCGAGGCGCGGGTCGCGCAGGAGGAGGCGCGACTGCGCGCCGTCGCGGTGAAGgtcaaggcggcgcaggaggaacAGGGGAGGGCTCACTGGTGGGAGGTGGATGTGCACGTACTGGGGGAGGCGGAGCTGCCGGAGTTCGCCACGGCGCTCGATGCTCTCAGGGCCGACGTCCTCCGCCGCCTCACCGAGCTGGCCGAAGCCCGGAAGCCACCGCGGCAGCAGTGGTAG
- the LOC109777264 gene encoding agamous-like MADS-box protein AGL61, with translation MTQPPRLLPLVEQATKTLPPLGKKTKGRQRRENRRVEKKESRQVTFSKRKSGLWKKAAELAVLCRASLAIVVFSEAGKAFAFGSPSTDAVLGCADALAPVPAADDVEWEALEALCRETEATGVEVAAEAERMSAVGKKVVEVQTQAGKRFWWEADVEALGEAELPVFARALQRLRDNVRRHADKMPSAAPPPQ, from the coding sequence ATGACGCAGCCGCCGCGTCTCCTCCCCCTCGTTGAGCAAGCGACCAAGACGCTGCCGCCGCTGGGCAAGAAGACCAAGGGGCGACAGCGCAGGGAGAACCGCCGCGTGGAGAAGAAGGAGTCGCGGCAGGTGACCTTCTCCAAGCGGAAGTCCGGGCTGTGGAAGAAGGCCGCCGAGCTCGCCGTGCTCTGCCGCGCCAGCCTTGCCATCGTCGTCTTCTCCGAGGCCGGCAAGGCGTTCGCCTTCGGCAGCCCCTCCACCGACGCCGTCCTGGGATGCGCCGACGCCCTTGCTCCTGTTCCTGCTGCTGACGACGTGGAGTGGGAGGCCCTGGAGGCGCTGTGCCGGGAGACGGAGGCCACGGGCGTGGAGGTCGCGGCGGAGGCCGAGCGGATGAGCGCCGTCGGCAAGAAGGTGGTGGAGGTGCAGACGCAGGCTGGGAAGCGTTTCTGGTGGGAGGCGGACGTGGAGGCGCTCGGGGAGGCGGAGCTGCCGGTCTTCGCCAGGGCGCTCCAGCGCCTCCGGGACAACGTGCGCCGCCACGCCGACAAGATGCCCTCAGCTGCTCCACCGCCGCAGTAG